One window of Microbacterium sediminis genomic DNA carries:
- the hrcA gene encoding heat-inducible transcriptional repressor HrcA, which yields MVTERGLQVLRAIVQDYVDTHEPVGSKAIVERHAFDVSAATIRNDMAMLEDEELITAPHTSSGRVPTDKGYRVFVDHLAEIRPLTSAQRAAISTFLADPQDLDDLLTRTVRLLTQLTGQVALVQYPSFARANVTHLELVAIEPSRLIVILVTDTGRVSQRLTTVPAILEEADVALLRAQLSMLVTGRSVGEGSERVAALLGTAAEAGNRLDGAVRELARVIGDELEEFRQNRLVMAGAATLARREQDFRGSIHPLLEAIEEQVTLLRLLTEMEADEQGLAASIGRENEPFGLGDASLVASDYDTRTGTARVGLMGPTRMDYPSNLSAARAVARYLTRLLDEDAARR from the coding sequence ATGGTCACGGAACGAGGCCTGCAGGTGCTCCGTGCGATCGTGCAGGACTATGTCGACACGCATGAGCCGGTCGGCAGCAAGGCGATCGTCGAGCGCCACGCCTTCGACGTCTCGGCGGCGACGATCCGCAACGACATGGCGATGCTCGAGGACGAGGAGCTGATCACGGCTCCGCACACGTCGTCGGGCCGCGTGCCCACCGACAAGGGCTACCGCGTGTTCGTCGACCATCTGGCCGAGATCCGGCCCCTCACCTCGGCCCAGCGGGCGGCGATCTCGACGTTCCTCGCCGATCCGCAGGACCTCGACGACCTCCTCACCCGCACGGTGCGCCTGCTCACGCAGCTCACCGGCCAGGTGGCGCTCGTGCAGTACCCGTCGTTCGCGCGCGCCAACGTGACGCATCTCGAGCTCGTGGCGATCGAGCCGTCGCGGCTGATCGTCATCCTCGTCACCGACACCGGTCGCGTCTCGCAGCGGCTCACGACGGTGCCGGCGATCCTCGAGGAGGCCGACGTCGCGCTGCTGCGGGCGCAGCTGTCGATGCTCGTCACCGGACGCTCCGTGGGCGAGGGATCGGAGCGCGTCGCGGCGCTGCTGGGCACCGCGGCGGAGGCCGGCAACCGGCTCGACGGCGCGGTGCGCGAGCTCGCGCGCGTGATCGGCGACGAGCTGGAGGAGTTCCGGCAGAACCGGCTCGTGATGGCCGGCGCGGCCACGCTCGCGCGGCGCGAGCAGGACTTCCGCGGCAGCATCCACCCGCTGCTGGAGGCGATCGAGGAGCAGGTGACGCTCCTGCGCCTGCTCACCGAGATGGAGGCCGACGAGCAGGGGCTGGCGGCGAGCATCGGCCGCGAGAACGAGCCGTTCGGCCTCGGCGACGCCTCGCTCGTGGCCAGCGACTACGACACGCGCACCGGCACGGCGCGTGTGGGGCTGATGGGGCCGACCCGCATGGACTATCCCAGCAACCTGTCCGCGGCACGGGCCGTGGCGCGGTACCTGACGAGGCTGCTGGACGAGGACGCCGCGCGCCGCTGA
- a CDS encoding HIT domain-containing protein: protein MSEPSIFTRILQGEIPGEIVAQNERVFVLRDIHPQAPVHLLVIPKTQEYANVAELAAGDPALLAEVVAMAQKVAAEHADGDFRLIFNSGAGAGQTVFHVHAHVLAGGLEEKKLVG from the coding sequence ATGAGCGAGCCGTCCATCTTCACGCGCATCCTGCAGGGAGAGATCCCCGGCGAGATCGTCGCGCAGAACGAGCGCGTGTTCGTGCTCCGCGACATCCACCCCCAGGCCCCCGTGCACCTGCTCGTCATCCCCAAGACGCAGGAGTACGCGAACGTCGCGGAGCTCGCCGCCGGCGATCCCGCGCTGCTCGCCGAGGTCGTCGCCATGGCCCAGAAGGTCGCCGCCGAGCACGCCGACGGCGACTTCCGCCTCATCTTCAACTCCGGTGCCGGCGCCGGACAGACGGTGTTCCACGTCCACGCACACGTCCTCGCCGGCGGACTCGAGGAGAAGAAGCTCGTTGGCTGA
- the dnaJ gene encoding molecular chaperone DnaJ: MADHYEVLGVSREASDEEIKKAYRKLARQLHPDVNPSPDAAEKFKDVTHAYDVLSDPEQRRRYDMGGDDAFGGGGFGGFGDIFETFFGAAGGGRAGRPRDRRQRGEDALVRLTLELGDIVFGVHRDIEVDTAVLCETCQGSCCQPGTHPERCDICGGSGHVRTQVRSLLGNMVTTQPCGSCQGFGTVIPHPCPTCHGHGRVRARRTVSVDIPAGVESGLRLQLPGSGEVGEAGGPNGDLYLQVEIAPHPVFGREGDDLTAVVEVAMTDAILGTNVTVDGLDGPVDLELRPGVQSGDELRIEGRGITGLRSKRRGDLRVGVRVVTPTKLDAKTRSLVEELARRQKAPAPRLSEHHQGLFAKLRDRFRG; this comes from the coding sequence GTGGCAGACCACTACGAGGTGCTCGGGGTCTCGCGCGAGGCGAGCGACGAGGAGATCAAGAAGGCGTACCGCAAGCTGGCACGCCAGCTCCACCCCGATGTGAATCCGAGCCCCGACGCGGCCGAGAAGTTCAAGGACGTGACGCACGCGTACGACGTGCTCAGCGACCCCGAGCAGCGGCGCCGCTACGACATGGGCGGCGACGACGCCTTCGGTGGCGGGGGCTTCGGCGGCTTCGGCGACATCTTCGAGACGTTCTTCGGCGCCGCCGGCGGCGGCCGCGCCGGGCGTCCGCGCGATCGCCGCCAGCGGGGCGAGGACGCGCTCGTGCGCCTCACGCTCGAGCTCGGCGACATCGTGTTCGGCGTGCACCGCGACATCGAGGTCGATACCGCCGTGCTGTGCGAGACCTGCCAGGGCTCGTGCTGCCAGCCGGGCACCCACCCGGAGCGCTGCGACATCTGCGGCGGCTCCGGCCACGTGCGCACCCAGGTGCGCAGCCTGCTCGGCAACATGGTCACCACCCAGCCCTGCGGCTCCTGCCAGGGCTTCGGCACCGTGATCCCTCACCCGTGCCCGACGTGCCACGGCCACGGCCGCGTGCGCGCGCGCCGCACGGTCTCGGTCGACATCCCCGCCGGCGTCGAGAGCGGACTGCGCCTGCAGCTGCCCGGCTCGGGCGAGGTCGGCGAGGCCGGCGGCCCGAACGGCGACCTGTACCTGCAGGTCGAGATCGCCCCGCACCCCGTGTTCGGGCGGGAGGGCGACGATCTGACGGCGGTGGTCGAGGTCGCGATGACCGACGCGATCCTCGGCACGAACGTCACCGTCGACGGTCTCGACGGGCCGGTCGATCTCGAGCTGCGGCCGGGCGTGCAGTCCGGTGACGAGCTGCGCATCGAGGGCCGCGGTATCACGGGCCTGCGCTCGAAGCGCCGCGGCGACCTGCGCGTCGGCGTCCGCGTGGTGACCCCCACCAAGCTCGACGCGAAGACCCGCTCGCTCGTGGAGGAGCTGGCCCGCCGGCAGAAGGCGCCCGCCCCGCGCCTGTCCGAGCACCATCAGGGCCTGTTCGCCAAGCTCCGCGACCGGTTCCGCGGCTGA
- a CDS encoding 16S rRNA (uracil(1498)-N(3))-methyltransferase, with the protein MALHFVDDAAADAQPGDELELTGAEAHHAAAVRRVRPGEAVTVGDGRGVWLEGEVIAAEPKRVRVRVDARRVEERAAPRLALVQALAKGDRDELAVQAATELGVDEVVPWQAARSVSRWEGPKARKGRDRWVAIVREAAKQAHRAWVPEVAEIATTGQLAQRDGLILVLDPWTDTALSRVDIAGVEELTLVVGPEGGIAPDELERLEAAGARRVRLGDTVLRTSTAGPAALAVLNARLGRW; encoded by the coding sequence ATGGCGCTGCACTTCGTCGACGACGCGGCCGCCGACGCGCAGCCGGGCGACGAGCTCGAGCTGACCGGCGCCGAGGCGCACCACGCCGCCGCGGTGCGCCGCGTGCGCCCGGGCGAGGCCGTGACGGTCGGAGACGGGCGCGGTGTGTGGCTGGAGGGCGAGGTGATCGCCGCCGAGCCCAAGCGCGTGCGCGTGCGCGTCGACGCGCGACGCGTGGAGGAGCGCGCCGCCCCGCGCCTCGCGCTGGTGCAGGCCCTCGCCAAGGGCGACCGCGACGAGCTCGCGGTGCAGGCTGCCACCGAGCTCGGCGTCGACGAGGTCGTGCCGTGGCAGGCCGCTCGCAGCGTCTCGCGCTGGGAGGGCCCGAAGGCGCGCAAGGGACGGGATCGGTGGGTCGCGATCGTGCGCGAGGCCGCCAAGCAGGCGCATCGCGCATGGGTGCCCGAGGTCGCCGAGATCGCGACCACCGGCCAGCTCGCCCAGCGCGACGGGCTGATCCTCGTGCTCGATCCGTGGACCGACACCGCGCTGTCGCGCGTCGACATCGCCGGCGTCGAGGAGCTGACGCTGGTCGTGGGCCCCGAGGGCGGCATCGCACCCGACGAGCTCGAGCGCCTCGAGGCGGCCGGCGCCCGCCGCGTACGGCTGGGCGACACCGTGCTGCGCACCTCGACCGCCGGGCCCGCGGCCCTGGCCGTGCTGAACGCGCGGCTCGGCCGTTGGTGA